A single genomic interval of Aureliella helgolandensis harbors:
- a CDS encoding NADPH-dependent FMN reductase: MSVKILAFAGSARKGSYTKQLAKVAADAAQEAGAVVTLIDFADYPLPLFDEDLERAGTPENATKLKTLFLDHDALLIVTPEYNSSLPPLLKNVIDWVSRQAAGESPLAAYQGKTATIFAASPGALGGLRVLVHLRSILSNIGVTVLPGQFALAAAHEELDDGKLKNPKNQQRVAALAAELVRVSGQLKE, encoded by the coding sequence ATGAGCGTCAAGATACTCGCATTCGCCGGTTCCGCCCGCAAAGGCTCCTATACAAAGCAACTGGCTAAAGTGGCGGCTGATGCAGCCCAAGAGGCTGGTGCTGTGGTGACGTTGATCGACTTTGCCGATTACCCGTTGCCCCTGTTTGACGAAGATCTTGAGAGGGCTGGCACTCCCGAGAATGCGACAAAGCTGAAGACGTTATTCTTGGACCACGACGCGTTGCTAATCGTCACTCCCGAGTACAACAGCTCCCTGCCACCGCTACTGAAAAATGTGATCGACTGGGTCTCACGACAAGCAGCGGGGGAATCGCCCCTGGCAGCCTACCAGGGCAAGACCGCTACCATCTTCGCCGCGTCGCCTGGAGCACTCGGCGGCCTACGCGTGCTGGTGCACTTGCGCTCAATCCTGTCCAACATCGGGGTCACTGTGCTTCCAGGGCAATTTGCCTTGGCCGCAGCGCATGAGGAATTGGATGATGGAAAACTGAAGAATCCCAAAAACCAGCAGCGCGTCGCGGCTTTGGCTGCCGAGTTGGTGCGGGTGAGCGGCCAGCTCAAAGAATAG
- a CDS encoding DUF1501 domain-containing protein has translation MKQLNSLRPRGTGYASRREMLKLAGSGFGALALQTLLQRDLLANVPSGSNDGNPRPHHPATAKSVIFVFLEGGPSHLDLLDPKPVLNQLDGQPLPESFGTVITPMGEYGAPLMGSPRKWKQHGDSGLWFSDWLPHIAECADDIAVIRSCWGNGLNHSNGVCQMNTGSIFAGRPSLGAWASYGLGTENESLPGFVVIEDNVGKVVNGARNWGTGFMPASLQGTTMTGSGEPIRYLTPAASVTSAQQLAKLGLLGQLNREYADAHPYDSELEARIRSYELAHRMQAEAPEAVDLSDETEDTLELYGIQHKTTETFGRNCLLARRLVERGVRFVQLYHGAGSRWDSHASIEQKHSALCAASDQPVAGLLKDLKRRGLLDSTLVVWGGEFGRTPMSEQGNGRDHNCNGFSMWMAGGGVRGGQAIGTTDEIGLHAIEDRLHIHDIHATILHAMGLDHWKLVYEHQGRPERATQNEGHVCLKVFNGEVLNR, from the coding sequence ATGAAACAACTTAACTCCCTTCGACCACGCGGTACCGGGTACGCCTCCCGCCGCGAGATGCTTAAGCTCGCGGGTTCCGGTTTTGGCGCCCTGGCCTTGCAGACGCTCCTGCAACGGGATCTGCTAGCTAATGTGCCAAGTGGAAGCAATGACGGAAATCCGCGCCCACATCATCCTGCCACTGCTAAGAGCGTGATTTTCGTATTTCTGGAGGGTGGCCCAAGTCATCTCGATTTGCTCGACCCCAAACCAGTTCTTAACCAACTCGATGGACAGCCACTCCCGGAGAGTTTTGGTACGGTGATTACTCCCATGGGTGAGTACGGTGCGCCGTTGATGGGGTCGCCCCGAAAGTGGAAGCAGCACGGGGACAGTGGCCTCTGGTTCTCCGACTGGCTGCCGCATATCGCAGAGTGTGCCGACGACATCGCCGTAATTCGATCTTGTTGGGGAAATGGCCTGAATCACTCTAATGGGGTGTGTCAGATGAATACCGGGTCGATCTTTGCCGGACGTCCTTCGCTGGGAGCCTGGGCTTCCTACGGACTAGGTACTGAGAACGAAAGTCTCCCAGGCTTTGTCGTGATCGAAGACAACGTGGGGAAAGTGGTCAACGGTGCACGAAATTGGGGCACTGGATTCATGCCTGCGAGCCTTCAAGGAACTACCATGACGGGCAGTGGAGAGCCAATCCGCTATTTAACCCCGGCAGCTTCGGTAACGTCCGCTCAGCAGTTGGCCAAGCTTGGTTTGCTGGGGCAGCTGAACCGCGAATATGCTGACGCGCATCCCTACGACAGTGAGTTGGAAGCCCGGATACGGTCCTATGAACTGGCCCACCGAATGCAAGCGGAGGCCCCCGAAGCAGTCGATCTTTCCGATGAGACCGAGGATACGCTTGAGCTCTATGGGATCCAGCACAAAACTACCGAGACGTTCGGACGCAACTGTTTGTTGGCTCGCCGCCTAGTGGAACGTGGAGTTCGTTTTGTGCAACTCTATCACGGGGCGGGCAGTCGATGGGATTCGCATGCTAGCATCGAGCAAAAGCATTCGGCTTTGTGTGCGGCCAGCGATCAGCCGGTTGCAGGCTTACTCAAAGACCTCAAACGCCGTGGTCTGTTGGACAGCACGCTCGTTGTTTGGGGAGGTGAGTTTGGGAGAACTCCCATGAGCGAACAAGGGAATGGGCGAGATCACAATTGCAACGGTTTTTCAATGTGGATGGCGGGAGGCGGTGTCCGAGGTGGGCAAGCAATCGGCACTACTGATGAGATAGGCCTGCATGCTATCGAGGATCGTTTGCATATTCACGACATCCATGCGACCATTCTCCACGCCATGGGCCTCGATCATTGGAAGCTTGTCTACGAACACCAGGGGCGGCCGGAACGTGCGACCCAGAACGAAGGCCATGTGTGCTTAAAGGTCTTTAATGGGGAAGTCTTGAATAGGTAA
- a CDS encoding PSD1 and planctomycete cytochrome C domain-containing protein translates to MLGQHFARAVLILFMPRLCAVLALASTLSAQEVSGVAPSASASAEGAASKATVAEVQFFETEVRPILVEHCIKCHGDRRQEGSLRLDSREAMMLGGDSGAAVAPDDLANSAILAAVRYEDYEMPPSGQLSARKIEVLEQWITSGAPWPLEEGAGGLALREDRGITEADREYWAFQPLAQPAVPLPTSETRVDRILSDVDAFALHELEQAGLGFAEPASPEVLLRRVYFDLVGVPPTPSEARRFLDNREPDAYAKLVDELLEDPRYGQRWGRHWLDLVRYAESDGYNLDSDRPTAYIYRDWVVNALNDDMPYDQFVAAQLAGDELSPNDPQMLAATGYLRNWIYEYNQRDVQTQWDNVLNDITDVTGEVFLGLGMGCARCHDHKFDPILQKDYYRLRASFAAFLPRDDRLYATPEALSTYHQALAEWEAQTETIREQLHELEEPLRAQAASLALNRFPPDVQPALHKSFEEQDGYERQLADFAQRQIQVEWDRLDPAKKLKDEQRERWVSLQAELAEFEGLKPQAPPRLLTAGEVATVPPPMLIPRSSTPEPILPASLEVQGGKPLLGDQELKWLAEIDDAADRSPAEAMKFPATSGRRTALADWINSPDNPLPHRVIVNRVWQYHFGSGLVPNASDFGRLGQPPTHPELLDWMVGWFLEHGRSLKQLHRLIVTSSVYMQASQRPEAEMVAANAIDPDNKLLWRYTGHRLDAEQIRDAMLVAADALENRAAGPSAAHDSFARSIFTQIKRNRPHPLLTTFDAPDGSSSVGKRQVTTTPNQSLLLTNAEWPLKVADHMATSLLEQASHPRDHVVAAYERSFQRSPSLPELEQAIRFMRTVTDDLAALSQLDTTNETSGNGQPQVGQGEAALEDAAASAATNSENAGLAVAETVLDPPMWFQTPSYQVALRDLCHVLFNSSEFLYVD, encoded by the coding sequence ATGCTCGGACAGCATTTTGCCCGCGCAGTTCTCATCTTGTTCATGCCACGATTGTGTGCAGTGCTGGCGTTAGCCTCCACGCTGTCCGCTCAAGAGGTTTCTGGCGTTGCACCGTCTGCTTCTGCTAGCGCTGAAGGTGCAGCCTCTAAAGCCACAGTGGCGGAGGTGCAGTTCTTTGAAACCGAGGTCCGTCCCATCTTGGTCGAGCATTGCATTAAATGCCATGGGGATAGACGCCAGGAAGGAAGTCTTCGCCTTGATTCCCGAGAGGCGATGATGCTGGGGGGCGACAGTGGTGCGGCGGTTGCTCCCGACGATTTGGCCAATTCCGCGATACTCGCCGCCGTCCGCTACGAAGACTATGAGATGCCGCCGTCCGGGCAACTCTCGGCCCGAAAAATTGAGGTGCTCGAGCAGTGGATCACCAGCGGAGCACCTTGGCCACTTGAAGAAGGTGCTGGCGGGTTGGCGTTGCGAGAGGACCGTGGTATTACCGAGGCAGATCGCGAATATTGGGCTTTTCAACCACTGGCCCAGCCCGCAGTACCACTGCCAACCTCAGAGACGCGAGTCGATCGAATTCTCTCCGATGTGGATGCCTTCGCGCTCCACGAGCTCGAGCAAGCCGGCCTGGGATTTGCCGAACCGGCCTCTCCTGAAGTATTACTGCGGCGAGTGTACTTTGACCTCGTGGGGGTTCCACCAACACCTAGCGAGGCAAGGCGGTTTTTGGACAATCGTGAGCCCGATGCCTATGCGAAACTGGTGGACGAACTTCTAGAAGACCCTCGTTATGGGCAGAGGTGGGGCCGCCACTGGCTGGACCTCGTACGCTACGCAGAGTCTGACGGCTACAATTTGGATTCAGATCGGCCCACGGCGTACATCTATCGCGATTGGGTTGTCAACGCGTTGAATGACGACATGCCCTACGATCAATTCGTTGCAGCGCAGCTGGCTGGCGATGAATTGTCGCCTAACGATCCGCAAATGTTGGCCGCTACTGGGTACCTACGGAATTGGATTTACGAATACAACCAACGCGACGTTCAAACCCAATGGGACAATGTCCTCAATGACATTACCGATGTGACCGGTGAAGTTTTCTTGGGGCTGGGAATGGGATGCGCCCGCTGCCATGATCACAAGTTCGATCCAATTCTCCAGAAAGACTACTATCGCCTGCGCGCTTCGTTTGCAGCCTTCCTGCCGAGGGATGATCGGCTGTATGCGACGCCTGAAGCGTTGTCGACCTACCATCAAGCCTTGGCTGAATGGGAGGCGCAGACCGAAACGATCCGCGAGCAGCTCCACGAGCTGGAGGAGCCGCTGAGGGCCCAAGCTGCCTCGCTCGCACTCAATCGATTTCCACCCGACGTTCAACCCGCACTCCACAAATCATTCGAAGAGCAGGATGGCTACGAGCGTCAGTTAGCAGATTTCGCTCAACGGCAGATCCAAGTGGAATGGGATCGTCTCGATCCCGCCAAGAAACTCAAGGATGAACAGCGCGAGCGTTGGGTTTCGCTGCAAGCGGAATTGGCGGAGTTCGAAGGTCTCAAACCGCAGGCACCACCTCGCTTGTTGACCGCCGGAGAGGTCGCCACGGTTCCTCCACCGATGTTGATCCCACGCAGTTCAACGCCCGAGCCAATTCTGCCAGCGAGCTTGGAGGTCCAGGGAGGGAAGCCCCTTCTCGGAGACCAAGAGCTAAAGTGGTTGGCTGAAATCGACGACGCGGCGGATCGCTCTCCAGCCGAAGCGATGAAGTTTCCGGCTACCAGCGGGCGCCGCACTGCCTTGGCAGATTGGATCAACTCCCCGGATAATCCCCTCCCGCATCGCGTGATCGTCAATCGCGTTTGGCAGTACCACTTTGGTTCTGGCTTAGTGCCCAACGCGAGCGATTTCGGGCGTTTGGGGCAACCCCCGACTCATCCGGAACTCTTGGACTGGATGGTAGGATGGTTCTTGGAACATGGTCGAAGCTTGAAGCAGCTCCATCGGTTGATCGTAACTTCCTCTGTATATATGCAGGCCTCTCAACGTCCGGAGGCGGAGATGGTGGCAGCCAACGCCATCGATCCTGATAACAAACTGCTTTGGCGTTACACGGGGCATCGGTTGGATGCTGAGCAGATTCGAGACGCCATGTTGGTCGCCGCCGATGCACTCGAGAATCGTGCCGCCGGCCCCAGCGCTGCGCACGATAGTTTTGCAAGGTCGATATTCACGCAGATCAAACGCAATCGACCGCATCCGCTGTTGACCACCTTCGATGCACCGGATGGTTCTAGCAGCGTGGGCAAGCGGCAAGTCACGACCACCCCCAATCAATCATTGCTGCTTACCAACGCTGAGTGGCCGCTGAAGGTCGCCGATCACATGGCCACTTCGCTGCTCGAACAGGCCTCGCACCCGCGTGACCATGTTGTCGCCGCCTATGAACGGTCTTTCCAGCGTTCTCCTAGTTTGCCGGAATTGGAACAAGCCATTCGGTTCATGAGAACAGTGACGGACGACTTAGCTGCATTGTCCCAGCTAGACACGACCAATGAGACATCCGGGAATGGCCAGCCGCAGGTTGGGCAGGGGGAAGCCGCTCTAGAAGATGCCGCCGCCAGCGCCGCTACTAACTCCGAAAACGCAGGCTTGGCAGTTGCCGAGACCGTTCTCGATCCCCCAATGTGGTTCCAGACGCCCAGCTATCAAGTCGCTTTGCGCGATCTTTGTCATGTGTTGTTTAATTCCAGCGAGTTCCTGTACGTAGATTAG
- a CDS encoding carbon storage regulator, with protein MLILSRRAAECICLGDDIVLTIVAVGNDKVRIGVKAPPGVRILRNELEIQVEPGETLLPFASPGQAEKRSEPASDATSAMAAAKVPGGSTLRGFINSRRQAA; from the coding sequence GTGTTGATTTTGTCGCGCCGCGCTGCGGAATGTATCTGTTTGGGGGATGACATCGTGCTTACGATTGTCGCCGTAGGGAACGATAAGGTCCGCATAGGGGTCAAGGCCCCTCCCGGCGTCCGCATCCTCCGCAATGAATTAGAGATCCAAGTTGAGCCCGGGGAGACGCTATTGCCGTTTGCGTCTCCCGGCCAGGCCGAAAAACGCTCCGAGCCCGCAAGCGATGCGACGAGTGCAATGGCCGCCGCCAAAGTCCCTGGTGGTTCCACGCTAAGAGGCTTTATAAATAGTCGTCGCCAAGCGGCCTAG
- a CDS encoding (Fe-S)-binding protein — translation MLHGIDTSKLGPQGEAMGKAISTCVHCGFCLPACPTYQQLESEADSPRGRILLMKGVLEGSLTVEEAEPHIDRCLGCLACVTHCPSGVPYGDLISSYRAHVKQQGKRKWNLRNTLVQWTLPYKNRFRLAVRFGNLTRPLTPLVPKSLRPMLEMVPASLPKKQDLPQRTAAEGTQRGRVALLAGCAQQVLAPDINAAAVRVLARNGIEVIIPAGQGCCGALSWHTGEGELAKRFARELIRSIPTDVDRLVITAAGCGSAIHEYPLLLKGTDMEDKAISLAAKSVDISVYLAELELLPIPPLKRPMRVAYHDACHLAHAQGVRRQPREILRLVPGLEIAELADPDTCCGSAGTYNIEQPEIASQLGERKVQSILATGASAVVTGNIGCLVQIEKHLPVQLEKVPVLHTVQILDRAYREILNP, via the coding sequence ATGTTGCACGGAATAGATACTTCAAAGCTTGGGCCTCAAGGCGAAGCGATGGGCAAAGCGATCAGCACGTGCGTGCACTGCGGTTTCTGCTTACCTGCCTGCCCGACCTACCAGCAACTTGAGAGCGAGGCAGATTCACCTCGAGGTCGAATCCTATTGATGAAAGGGGTCCTCGAAGGAAGTTTGACAGTGGAGGAGGCGGAACCCCATATCGATCGCTGCCTGGGGTGCCTCGCCTGTGTGACGCACTGTCCCTCCGGTGTACCGTATGGGGATCTGATCAGCTCCTACCGCGCCCACGTCAAGCAGCAAGGCAAACGAAAGTGGAATTTGCGAAACACACTGGTGCAATGGACACTGCCCTACAAGAACCGCTTTCGCTTGGCAGTGCGCTTCGGCAATCTGACGCGTCCGCTCACCCCGCTAGTTCCGAAGTCCCTACGCCCGATGTTGGAGATGGTGCCCGCCAGTCTGCCCAAGAAGCAAGACCTGCCTCAACGGACTGCGGCCGAGGGAACGCAACGTGGCCGAGTCGCCCTGTTGGCTGGCTGTGCCCAACAGGTCCTGGCGCCGGACATCAACGCGGCCGCCGTTCGTGTTTTGGCGCGCAACGGAATCGAAGTGATCATCCCCGCCGGCCAAGGCTGCTGCGGTGCGTTGTCGTGGCACACCGGGGAGGGAGAACTCGCGAAGCGATTTGCACGGGAGCTGATTCGCTCCATTCCGACCGATGTCGACCGCTTAGTCATCACCGCGGCGGGTTGCGGTTCCGCCATTCACGAATACCCGCTGTTGCTAAAGGGAACTGACATGGAGGACAAGGCCATTTCCTTGGCCGCCAAATCGGTCGACATTTCCGTTTACTTGGCCGAGTTGGAGCTACTCCCGATTCCACCACTAAAGCGGCCTATGCGGGTCGCCTACCACGATGCCTGCCATTTAGCTCATGCGCAAGGGGTTCGTCGCCAACCGCGGGAGATACTGCGACTGGTGCCAGGTCTGGAAATTGCCGAGTTAGCCGACCCCGACACCTGCTGTGGTTCTGCAGGCACGTACAACATTGAGCAGCCGGAAATCGCTAGTCAATTGGGGGAGCGCAAGGTTCAAAGCATTTTGGCAACGGGTGCTTCGGCCGTGGTCACTGGAAACATTGGATGTTTAGTGCAGATTGAAAAACACCTGCCAGTTCAACTAGAAAAGGTTCCGGTTTTGCACACTGTGCAGATTCTAGATCGTGCCTATCGTGAGATTTTAAATCCCTAG
- a CDS encoding rhamnulokinase — protein MPTETSPVHLAVDLGASSGRVLAGKVTETGVQLEEIHRFSNGGLDLGKRLVWNLLGQWEQITEGLSRAAGIYGKRVRSVGADTWGVDYVLLDRQNDMLGPCMHYRDGRTAGVMEKAFQRLSRSEIFRATGLQFMEINTAYQLLAMRLEESPQLDIAERFLMVPDFLHWQLSGEQVNEFTNASTTQLLDVQSGNWSRPILDAFEIPTHLFSEPVQPGHCLGNITRALQMRTRLDRSVEVIVPATHDTGSAVLAVPADSFASENPDWCYISCGTWSLMGVELARPVLSEACQLLNFTNEGGVNGSVRLLKNIAGLWIVQQCREQWKREGHDWSWEHLLNLASQSPAMLSVVDTDDSLFLAPDNMPEAVCEFCRRTGQPVPQDPGAIVRCALESLALRYRLTLSYLEQLVGHSMKTIHMVGGGVQNRMLCQFAADACGRPVVAGPVEATAIGNILMQAIGSGQLSSIQEARRLVRLAKDIVVYEPQPAGRWDEGYAKLQQFLLAAKP, from the coding sequence ATGCCCACTGAAACGTCTCCAGTTCACTTGGCGGTAGACCTTGGTGCCTCCAGCGGTCGAGTACTGGCTGGAAAAGTCACGGAAACTGGTGTGCAATTAGAGGAAATTCATCGTTTCTCCAACGGTGGGCTCGACCTGGGCAAGCGATTGGTTTGGAACCTGCTGGGCCAGTGGGAGCAAATTACCGAAGGGCTCTCCCGAGCTGCCGGAATCTATGGAAAGCGTGTTCGTAGTGTGGGGGCTGACACCTGGGGAGTCGATTATGTGCTGTTGGATCGACAGAATGACATGCTCGGGCCATGTATGCACTACCGTGACGGGCGGACTGCAGGAGTCATGGAAAAGGCCTTTCAGCGTTTGAGCCGGTCCGAGATCTTTCGCGCAACTGGCCTGCAATTCATGGAGATCAATACGGCCTATCAGCTTCTGGCGATGCGATTGGAGGAGTCTCCGCAACTCGATATTGCCGAGCGATTCTTGATGGTGCCCGACTTCCTCCACTGGCAACTCAGCGGCGAGCAGGTCAACGAGTTTACCAACGCCTCCACCACACAACTGCTGGATGTCCAAAGCGGCAATTGGAGTCGTCCAATACTCGACGCATTTGAGATACCCACTCATCTTTTTAGCGAGCCCGTGCAGCCTGGCCACTGCTTGGGGAACATCACACGTGCTCTGCAGATGCGAACCCGACTCGATCGATCTGTTGAAGTGATTGTTCCGGCAACGCATGATACCGGTTCGGCCGTTTTGGCGGTGCCTGCCGACTCCTTTGCCAGTGAGAACCCCGACTGGTGCTATATCAGCTGCGGAACCTGGTCGCTGATGGGAGTAGAATTGGCTCGGCCCGTGTTGAGCGAAGCCTGCCAGCTCCTCAATTTTACAAACGAAGGTGGAGTAAATGGCAGTGTTCGCCTGCTAAAGAACATCGCCGGACTGTGGATTGTTCAGCAATGCCGTGAACAGTGGAAACGAGAGGGGCATGATTGGAGTTGGGAGCATCTCCTCAATCTCGCCTCGCAATCACCAGCGATGTTATCAGTGGTTGATACGGACGATTCCCTGTTCTTGGCACCCGACAATATGCCGGAGGCGGTTTGCGAGTTCTGCCGACGTACCGGGCAACCGGTACCTCAGGACCCTGGAGCAATTGTCCGATGCGCCTTGGAGAGCTTGGCTTTGCGATATCGATTGACTCTCAGTTACCTGGAACAGCTGGTCGGGCACTCCATGAAAACGATCCACATGGTTGGCGGTGGCGTCCAGAACAGGATGCTCTGCCAGTTTGCAGCGGATGCATGTGGAAGACCGGTAGTTGCAGGACCGGTTGAAGCCACTGCAATCGGCAATATTTTGATGCAAGCCATCGGTTCCGGCCAACTAAGCTCGATCCAAGAAGCTCGCCGACTGGTACGACTGGCCAAAGACATCGTGGTCTACGAACCTCAGCCTGCCGGTCGTTGGGATGAAGGTTACGCAAAACTGCAACAGTTCCTGCTGGCTGCCAAGCCGTAG
- a CDS encoding Dabb family protein, protein MVTSTRPVAADSSDSKHLRHVVMFQFKDASSEQDVQKVVDAFRALPKKIPVIADFEFGTNNSPEGLEDGFTHCFLVTFKSEADREVYLPHEAHQAFVEVLKPHLEKVMVIDYWAGK, encoded by the coding sequence ATGGTGACAAGCACGCGGCCGGTGGCCGCCGACAGCAGCGATTCGAAGCATTTGCGGCATGTGGTCATGTTCCAATTCAAGGATGCGTCTTCGGAACAAGACGTTCAGAAGGTAGTAGACGCCTTCCGCGCACTGCCCAAAAAGATTCCAGTCATTGCCGATTTCGAGTTTGGGACCAACAACAGCCCCGAGGGGCTCGAAGACGGTTTCACGCACTGTTTCCTCGTGACGTTTAAAAGTGAAGCGGATCGTGAAGTCTACCTTCCCCACGAGGCCCACCAAGCCTTTGTCGAAGTGCTCAAGCCTCACCTCGAGAAAGTCATGGTGATTGACTATTGGGCTGGCAAGTAG
- a CDS encoding lysophospholipid acyltransferase family protein, protein MGSPTIGVGSEREWDVNWKSLPVAAAIDPRSGSQASETQSVNGHPRPTPQNWMCKITGQTIILLARFFSGYTVRWVDCQPDTCQRVYFANHTSHLDAVVLWSALPAEIRTLTRPVAAKDYWGKSRWRRFLAKSFNALLIDRKEIKVHQSPVDLMVREIGDLYSLIVFPEGGRGDDGTMGEFKSGIYYLAKKRPDLELVPVYMENLNRILPRGEYMPVPLLSSITIGHPIWLEAGEPKSDFLNRAREAIRSLKDA, encoded by the coding sequence GTGGGATCTCCGACAATCGGTGTCGGTTCCGAACGCGAGTGGGATGTAAATTGGAAAAGTTTACCAGTGGCAGCAGCAATCGATCCGCGAAGTGGCTCTCAGGCCTCAGAGACGCAAAGCGTCAATGGACACCCGAGGCCAACTCCGCAAAATTGGATGTGCAAGATCACCGGTCAAACCATCATCCTGTTGGCGAGGTTCTTTAGCGGCTACACGGTGCGTTGGGTGGATTGTCAGCCCGATACATGTCAGCGGGTATATTTTGCCAACCACACGAGCCATTTGGATGCCGTAGTCCTGTGGTCGGCGCTGCCCGCTGAGATCCGGACGTTGACACGGCCGGTAGCGGCCAAAGACTACTGGGGTAAGAGCCGTTGGCGCCGCTTCTTGGCTAAATCCTTCAATGCCCTCCTGATCGATCGCAAAGAAATCAAGGTCCACCAAAGCCCGGTGGACTTGATGGTGCGAGAGATCGGCGACCTTTATTCCCTGATCGTCTTCCCCGAAGGTGGGCGGGGCGACGACGGTACCATGGGCGAATTCAAGAGTGGAATTTACTACCTAGCCAAAAAGCGTCCCGACTTGGAATTGGTTCCGGTCTACATGGAAAATCTCAACCGGATCCTTCCTCGCGGGGAATACATGCCGGTCCCACTTCTGAGCAGCATCACCATCGGACATCCGATCTGGTTGGAAGCTGGCGAGCCCAAGTCCGATTTTCTCAATCGCGCTCGCGAAGCGATTCGCTCACTCAAAGATGCCTAA
- a CDS encoding beta-ketoacyl-[acyl-carrier-protein] synthase family protein: MRRRVVVTGLGMINPLGTDVSTVWNALTNGRSGVGYISIFDASNYPTRIAAEVRGWDVSHCGEELKVWEKRGRHAKFAAGAARQAVDDSGILESLTDRSRMGVYFGAGEGNQDFQNFTSMLDVATRGESGFDTDAFMRRGLEILDPELELEQEPSMPSAHVANMLDIQGPNLNCLTACAASSQAVGEATELIRTGTVDAMLAGGAHSMIHPFGLTGFSLLTALSRNNEDPTGASRPFDRLRDGFVLGEGSSVVILEELEHAKKRGAKIYGEVLGYGCTADAYRITDIHPEGRGAIGCMSAALKDAQLSPDAVGYVNAHGTSTTVNDKVETVACKAIFGERAMQVPVSSTKSMMGHLIAAAGVTEMIVCLLAIRDKVVPPTINLENPDPLCDLDYVPGQARETDVRVALNNSFGFGGQNVTLAVGQFDGK; encoded by the coding sequence ATGCGTCGACGGGTTGTTGTGACTGGATTGGGTATGATCAATCCGTTAGGCACAGATGTAAGTACCGTATGGAATGCCTTGACGAATGGGCGAAGCGGGGTTGGTTACATCTCAATTTTCGATGCTTCCAACTATCCCACGCGCATCGCTGCTGAAGTGCGGGGCTGGGATGTCTCTCACTGTGGTGAAGAGTTGAAAGTCTGGGAAAAACGCGGTCGGCATGCCAAATTTGCGGCGGGTGCGGCCCGCCAGGCAGTTGACGATTCTGGGATCCTGGAGAGTCTCACCGATCGTAGCCGAATGGGCGTCTACTTTGGGGCTGGGGAAGGAAACCAAGACTTCCAGAACTTCACCTCGATGCTGGACGTTGCTACGCGAGGCGAAAGCGGATTCGATACCGATGCATTTATGCGACGCGGTTTGGAGATCCTTGACCCCGAACTGGAATTGGAACAGGAACCGAGCATGCCCTCGGCACACGTGGCCAATATGCTCGATATCCAAGGTCCCAACCTCAATTGCCTGACCGCCTGCGCTGCAAGTAGCCAAGCAGTCGGGGAAGCCACGGAACTCATCCGAACCGGCACCGTTGACGCAATGCTAGCAGGCGGTGCGCACAGCATGATACATCCATTCGGATTGACTGGTTTTAGCTTGCTCACCGCGCTCTCACGCAACAATGAAGACCCCACCGGTGCCTCTCGCCCATTTGATCGTTTGCGAGACGGATTTGTGCTGGGCGAAGGTTCTTCTGTGGTAATCCTCGAAGAGCTTGAGCATGCCAAGAAGCGCGGTGCTAAAATCTACGGAGAAGTCCTGGGCTACGGCTGTACCGCCGATGCCTATCGCATTACCGACATACATCCCGAAGGGCGTGGCGCCATTGGCTGCATGTCCGCGGCCCTCAAAGATGCTCAACTTTCCCCCGATGCCGTAGGGTACGTCAATGCCCATGGCACCAGTACTACCGTTAATGACAAGGTAGAGACCGTCGCTTGCAAAGCCATATTCGGCGAACGTGCAATGCAGGTCCCAGTGTCCAGTACTAAGAGCATGATGGGACATTTAATTGCGGCCGCAGGCGTCACCGAGATGATCGTTTGTTTGCTAGCAATACGAGATAAGGTTGTTCCCCCCACCATCAATCTCGAGAACCCTGATCCCCTCTGCGATTTGGACTATGTTCCAGGTCAAGCTAGGGAAACGGATGTACGAGTTGCCCTCAACAACTCCTTTGGATTTGGTGGTCAGAATGTGACGCTTGCAGTGGGACAATTCGACGGCAAATAG